The following coding sequences lie in one Fusarium poae strain DAOMC 252244 chromosome 1, whole genome shotgun sequence genomic window:
- a CDS encoding hypothetical protein (BUSCO:59419at5125), protein MSFAPINPRPMLEELVSKQVLVRLKWGETEYKGTLVSIDSYMNIQLSGTEEYIDDKPTGSLGQVLIRCNNVLWVRAADAGSDADAAMSG, encoded by the exons ATGAGCTTCGCACCCATCAACCCTCGCCCTATGCTTGAGGAGCTCGTCAGCAAGCAGGTTCTGGTTCGCCTAAAATGGGGCGAGACTGAATACAAGGGCACTCTGGTCTCGATAGACAGTTATATGAACATCCAACTTTCCGGCACCGAAGAGTACATCGACGATAAGCCCACTGGTTCTTTGGGACAAGTACTGATCCG GTGCAACAACGTGCTATGGGTGCGCGCAGCTGACGCAGGAAGCGACGCGGATGCTGCCATGTCTGGTTAG
- a CDS encoding hypothetical protein (TransMembrane:11 (i211-231o237-258i283-302o322-341i353-371o391-411i423-447o471-493i514-532o538-560i572-596o)~BUSCO:20021at5125), whose protein sequence is MADFANFDGTPSSLGSDTNNRKAAILERHLPDGYSADPDVAFGPANPSGSASASATNVNDDSQAEPVESSLLLQGGDMHRDMFKIKARASSLRRAATFSHHAIPRLASEDDLSHSEQREPGGFRRYHIQRRARQRRMSGYTIVAKNFVDFLDLYGSFAGEDLEDNDSEDESAIDDREDGDVEQPPELRPLLGRRRSSKRLRKTGDATTTKTFFTLIKAFIGTGIMFLPKAFRNGGILFSSITLIVLSLVNCGCFRLLLDCRQIYGGGYGELGEAIIGPRFRSLVLASIAISQLGFVCAGLIFTAENLYAFLDAVTANHRELMFSVPSLIALQLVALVPLALIRNISKLGPAALLADVFILIGIVYIWYYDIAALSQHGMDSTVKLFNPKDFTLTIGSGIFTFEGIGLILPIQSSMKRPEHFPGLLYLVMFIITIIFTSVGALCYATFGEDTKIQVISNFPQDSPLVNAVQFLYSIAVLAGDPVQLFPAARIIETSIFGERATGKKSIAIKWKKNALRTFIAGVCVGVSILGASDLDKFVALIGSFACVPLVYIYPALLHYKGAAQTTRAKVIDVIVMVVGFIAMVYTTLVTVYQWIDSV, encoded by the coding sequence ATGGCCGACTTTGCCAATTTCGACGGAACTCCCAGCAGCCTGGGCAGCGACACAAACAATAGAAAGGCTGCTATCCTCGAAAGACATCTCCCAGATGGATACTCAGCCGACCCGGATGTTGCCTTTGGGCCCGCCAACCCCTCGGGTTCAGCCTCTGCTTCGGCCACAAACGTCAACGATGACTCTCAAGCAGAACCGGTCGAATCCTCGCTCCTTCTACAGGGTGGTGATATGCATCGCGACATGTTCAAGATAAAGGCTCGCGCGAGTTCTCTCCGCCGCGCTGCCACCTTCTCCCATCATGCAATTCCTCGTTTGGCGTCCGAAGACGACCTGAGTCACTCTGAGCAGCGTGAGCCGGGAGGCTTCCGACGATACCACATCCAGCGACGTGCCCGGCAAAGACGCATGAGCGGTTACACAATTGTAGCCAAGAACTTTGTCGACTTCCTCGACCTGTATGGGAGCTTTGCAGGCGAAGATCTTGAGGACAACGATAGCGAAGACGAATCTGCCATTGACGACCGAGAGGACGGTGATGTCGAGCAGCCGCCTGAGCTCCGGCCATTACTTGGGCGGAGACGAAGCTCCAAGAGACTGAGGAAGACGGGCGATGCGACAACTACAAAGACATTCTTTACCCTCATCAAAGCTTTCATTGGAACTGGAATCATGTTCCTGCCGAAAGCCTTTCGCAACGGTGGAATTTTGTTCTCGTCAATCACACTAATTGTACTTTCTTTGGTCAATTGTGGATGCTTTCGGCTCCTTCTTGACTGCCGTCAAATCTACGGAGGTGGTTACGGAGAACTTGGCGAGGCCATCATTGGTCCCCGGTTCAGAAGTCTGGTTCTTGCTTCAATTGCCATCTCCCAGCTTGGATTCGTCTGTGCCGGTCTCATCTTCACAGCCGAGAATCTCTATGCCTTTCTTGACGCTGTGACCGCCAATCATCGCGAGCTGATGTTCAGTGTGCCCAGTTTGATTGCTCTACAGTTGGTCGCTCTTGTTCCCCTTGCACTAATTCGAAACATCTCCAAGCTTGGACCTGCTGCCCTTCTCGCTGATGTTTTTATCCTAATTGGTATTGTCTACATCTGGTATTATGACATTGCTGCACTGTCCCAGCATGGCATGGACTCAACCGTGAAGCTGTTTAATCCCAAAGACTTCACTTTGACCATCGGCTCAGGAATCTTCACCTTTGAAGGCATCGGACTTATTTTGCCCATTCAGTCAAGCATGAAGAGACCGGAGCACTTCCCAGGCCTCCTCTATTTGGTCATGTTCATCATCACTATTATTTTTACATCAGTTGGAGCGCTTTGCTACGCAACGTTTGGTGAGGATACCAAGATTCAGGTCATCTCCAACTTCCCCCAGGATTCTCCCCTCGTCAATGCTGTCCAGTTTCTTTATTCCATTGCGGTCCTGGCAGGAGACCCAGTTCAGCTGTTCCCAGCCGCTCGTATCATTGAGACATCCATCTTCGGAGAGCGGGCAACTGGCAAGAAGAGCATTGCCATCAAGTGGAAGAAGAATGCTCTCAGAACTTTTATTGCAGGTGTGTGCGTAGGTGTCAGTATCCTCGGCGCCAGTGATTTGGACAAGTTTGTGGCATTGATTGGAAGCTTTGCTTGCGTCCCTCTGGTCTACATCTACCCTGCCTTGTTACATTACAAGGGAGCAGCCCAAACCACTAGGGCCAAAGTTATCGACGTCATCGTCATGGTTGTTGGCTTCATCGCCATGGTGTACACTACCCTGGTCACTGTGTACCAGTGGATTGATAGCGTATGA
- a CDS encoding hypothetical protein (TransMembrane:2 (o306-323i652-673o)): protein MALSANAKDAPNLEASQKDVSPKAPAAAAAAVTATAAGRQASKQQVRHRASVACASCRDRRIRCVVPKNQNECTACAKSGAECIIKNDDERRRPISKAYMSSLSDRISLLEGMLLEKGVVPPPATYPPKTRHDFQEGMATASGNSDPSPQADPKSPGSDGRSPLDSHADDMVGNENDSAAGSHSENPQLSRPSNEGSPFRMFDPKHEDVIHRLLSTKGNLSFDQISGRLRFFGPTANSHVYAESTSLSDSHEPSEQIRRAVKTIQSLSQETHDYLIDGFFHYYNSVIQIIDRAAFEADRSSKSSKFYSHFLHITVLAMGYRAADMDRDDMRRITLNPRESTLHREAKHMLDIELERPGGIPSVQALLLLGDLECGVGRDNTGWMYSGMANRLAFDIGLHLDCTSNMSEQDTKIRNMVMQACVIYDRYWGLFLGRPLAIKSQDVDLLSNRFSQLAAFGLDNTKTDLTTEIYEQLIELMELAGRIVEIRDLTSSNRAAEHAGMFAANEAEENKYLQVINLDRQLQNWYRRLPDRMAWRPSNVKTAPYSFFLLHQQYHVTMILLHRPWAKYGAITGDNSSTGSYPSPENDMMADSESPGQPFGHNPETPSTTSDDRQRAVHGSRTSLARSICTQQAIRVARIFWQHRQRFDGRKIFITGIQHAGTASIALIAALAYQRNEPSRQTYTGYLEILSDAVGDMSSTYHPAMRMDDLLKAVLEQIRSSMGDAPRSRSGSAGHTVSAGVGNAKGGLPFDSTSCVPVVPVRREADAEFSQPVKKRRPSIHRQTSDFASSKPSFVEMTAQAAPSLTDKAYPLPYGQHSQPPLGSIMFPMNVHSQADQLGLNLVGNTVNVHHSDIPSTHMMGAMNTTNLPNPLPDNWGLHQMQPPFAQGHFHGAIDWTSGTAGLSASSVLNQSAAMSTGIMSGMAAFGSTKDSDKFTNNERGMNEQVPNKLSQIGATWTGETIESAGSGHVDGYGSGMGKPMHADDESNDEQRNYSLDFFHFA from the exons ATGGCTCTTTCGGCCAATGCGAAAGATGCCCCTAACCTGGAAGCGAGCCAGAAGGACGTCTCACCAAAGGCCCCCGCAGCCGCAGCCGCAGCCGTAACCGCAACCGCCGCAGGGCGCCAGGCGAGCAAGCAGCAAGTGCGGCATCGCGCATCCGTCGCTTGTGCATCCTGTCGCGATCGAAGAATTCGATGCGTTGTCCCCAAGAATCAAAATGAATGTACCGCTTGTGCCAAGTCTGGTGCAGAATGCATCATCAAGAATGACGATGAGCGCAGAAG ACCTATTTCTAAAGCGTACATGTCATCATTGTCAGATCGAATCTCTCTGCTCGAAGGTATGCTCTTAGAAAAGGGTGTCGTGCCACCGCCTGCGACCTACCCCCCAAAGACGAGGCATGATTTTCAAGAGGGTATGGCGACTGCATCAGGCAACTCAGATCCATCGCCACAGGCTGATCCAAAGTCTCCCGGAAGCGATGGTCGTTCGCCACTCGACTCGCATGCTGACGATATGGTGGGAAATGAAAATGATTCTGCAGCTGGAAGTCATTCTGAAAACCCACAGCTTAGTCGTCCATCAAACGAAGGATCACCTTTTCGCATGTTTGATCCCAAGCATGAAGATGTTATTCATCGTCTGCTTTCTACCAAGGGTAATCTGTCGTTCGATCAAATCTCTGGGCGGCTACGGTTCTTCGGTCCCACTGCCAACAGCCATGTTTATGCTGAATCGACAAGTCTATCTGATAGCCATGAGCCCTCAGAGCAGATCCGCAGAGCCGTGAAAACCATTCAATCGTTGAGTCAAGAAACACATGATTACCTCATTGACGGTTTCTTTCACTACTACAATTCCGTCATACAGATCATTGATCGAGCCGCTTTTGAAGCTGACCGCAGCTCCAAATCGTCCAAGTTTTACTCCCATTTCCTTCACATAACAGTCCTGGCTATGGGGTACCGTGCAGCAGATATGGATAGAGATGACATGCGCAGAATCACGTTGAATCCGCGAGAAAGCACACTCCACCGAGAGGCCAAGCACATGCTTGATATTGAGCTTGAACGGCCAGGTGGCATCCCAAGTGTTCAAGCCTTGCTACTTCTTGGTGACCTGGAATGTGGTGTCGGCAGAGATAACACCGGTTGGATGTATTCTG GAATGGCGAATCGCCTCGCCTTTGATATTGGGTTGCATCTCGACTGTACTAGTAACATGTCTGAACAGGATACCAAAATTCGCAACATGGTAATGCAAGCATGTGTTATCTACGACAGATACTGGGGCTTATTCCTAGGACGTCCACTAGCTATCAAGAGTCAAGATGTCGATCTCCTATCAAACCGGTTTTCACAACTAGCAGCATTTGGTCTTGACAATACTAAAACAGATCTAACAACAGAGATTTATGAGCAACTCATTGAGTTGATGGAATTGGCAGGCCGCATTGTAGAGATACGAGATTTGACAAGTTCCAACAGGGCTGCAGAACATGCTGGAATGTTTGCCGCAAACGAGGCCGAGGAAAATAAATACCTGCAGGTGATAAATCTCGACAGGCAACTTCAAAATTGGTATAGACGCTTGCCAGACCGTATGGCATGGAGACCAAGCAACGTCAAGACAGCTCCCTacagcttcttcttgttaCATCAGCAATACCACGTCACCATGATTTTGCTGCACCGGCCATGGGCCAAGTATGGTGCTATTACTGGCGACAACTCAAGCACTGGTTCTTACCCCAGTCCTGAGAATGACATGATGGCAGATTCTGAGAGCCCGGGGCAGCCATTTGGGCACAACCCAGAAACTCCCTCAACTACATCAGATGATCGTCAGCGTGCTGTTCATGGCAGTCGTACATCTTTAGCCCGCAGCATTTGCACCCAACAAGCAATACGTGTTGCCCGAATCTTCTGGCAACATCGTCAAAGGTTTGACGGACGCAAGATATTTATAACGGGTATTCAACACGCTGGTACAGCTTCTATTGCACTAATCGCTGCACTCGCCTATCAACGCAACGAACCCAGCCGTCAAACTTATACCGGCTATCTCGAGATTCTCTCGGATGCTGTTGGAGACATGAGTTCTACATACCACCCAGCCATGAGGATGGATGATTTACTTAAAGCTGTCCTGGAGCAGATCAGGAGCAGCATGGGCGATGCACCACGATCACGCAGTGGTAGTGCAGGCCATACCGTTAGTGCGGGCGTCGGAAATGCGAAAGGTGGTTTGCCTTTTGACAGCACTTCATGTGTTCCCGTTGTTCCAGTCAGACGAGAAGCGGATGCCGAATTTAGTCAGCCTGTTAAAAAGAGACGGCCCTCTATTCACCGACAGACGTCGGACTTTGCTTCGTCAAAACCATCGTTCGTGGAGATGACGGCGCAGGCTGCGCCGTCTCTTACTGACAAAGCCTATCCTTTGCCGTATGGTCAGCACAGCCAGCCGCCACTTGGCTCGATTATGTTTCCAATGAACGTGCATAGCCAGGCAGATCAGCTTGGTCTTAATTTGGTTGGAAACACAGTCAATGTGCATCATTCAGACATCCCTTCGACACACATGATGGGAGCAATGAACACCACGAATCTCCCCAACCCACTACCCGATAATTGGGGTCTGCACCAGATGCAGCCTCCTTTTGCACAGGGCCACTTTCATGGTGCTATCGACTGGACATCTGGAACTGCTGGCCTTAGTGCAAGTTCAGTTCTGAACCAGAGCGCTGCCATGTCTACTGGTATAATGTCAGGGATGGCTGCCTTTGGCTCGACTAAGGATTCGGACAAGTTTACGAACAATGAGAGAGGCATGAACGAGCAAGTGCCAAATAAGCTCTCTCAGATCGGAGCAACTTGGACCGGTGAAACTATTGAATCAGCAGGCTCGGGGCATGTTGATGGGTATGGTTCGGGAATGGGAAAGCCCATGCATGCAGATGACGAAAGTAATGACGAGCAGAGAAATTATTCTCTCGACTTCTTTCATTTTGCGTAG
- a CDS encoding hypothetical protein (TransMembrane:1 (o16-34i)): MPVRVPRLPAAKPSEIFFMGAAGVGVLTPLYLVMPGAEERLSNQTNKWAPRWERNVSYFIPPMEKGVQRIEPPVSKMVQRVEDRLPLERMAKSVDKGIRSGIARFNGENKP, from the coding sequence atgcCCGTCCGCGTTCCTAGACTTCCTGCTGCCAAGCCCTCAGAGATCTTCTTCATGGGCGCAGCTGGTGTTGGCGTTTTGACACCTTTGTACCTCGTCATGCCTGGCGCCGAGGAGCGTCTTTCCAATCAAACCAACAAGTGGGCTCCACGATGGGAGAGAAATGTCAGCTACTTCATCCCTCCCATGGAGAAGGGTGTTCAGCGCATCGAGCCTCCAGTATCCAAGATGGTCCAGCGTGTTGAGGATCGCCTCCCTCTTGAGAGGATGGCAAAGTCCGTTGATAAGGGTATCCGAAGCGGTATCGCCCGATTCAATGGCGAGAACAAACCTTAA